One stretch of Ooceraea biroi isolate clonal line C1 chromosome 4, Obir_v5.4, whole genome shotgun sequence DNA includes these proteins:
- the LOC105283597 gene encoding troponin I isoform X3 → MADDERKRIEDEKKRKQAETERKRAEVRARLEEASKAKKAKKGFMTPDRKKKLRLLLRKKAAEELKKEQERKAAERRRIIEERCGKPKNVDDANEASVKSILNQYHKRINVLEGEKYDLEYEVARKDMEIADLNSQVNDLRGKFMKPTLKKVSKYENKFAKLQKKAAEFNFRNQLKQVKKKEFTLEEEDKENASKDKKKPDWSKKGDEKKVKEEEPVEA, encoded by the exons ATGGCGGACGACGAG AGGAAGCGCATCGAGGAT gaaaagaagaggaaacaGGCAGAGACCGAGAGGAAGAGGGCGGAGGTCCGCGCCCGCCTCGAAGAGGCTTCCAAAGCCAAGAAGGCGAAGAAGGGTTTCATGACCCCCGACAGGAAGAAGAAGCTTAGG TTGCTGTTGCGTAAGAAAGCCGCTGAGGAACTGAAGAAGgaacaagagagaaaagcaGCCGAGAGAAGGCGCATAATCGAGGAGCGTTGCGGAAAACCGAAAAACGTCGATGATGCTAACGAAG CTAGCGTGAAGTCCATTCTGAACCAGTATCATAAGAGGATCAACGTTCTCGAAGGGGAGAAGTACGACCTTGAGTACGAAGTCGCCCGGAAGGATATGGAG ATCGCGGACTTGAACAGCCAGGTCAACGATCTCCGAGGTAAATT CATGAAACCAACCCTGAAGAAGGTGTCGAAATACGAGAACAAGTTCGCCAAGCTTCAGAAGAAAGCCGCCGAGTTTAATTTCCGTAATCAGCTGAAACAAGTCAAGAAGAAGGAATTCACCTTGGAAGAGGAAGATAAGGAG AACGCGTCAAAAGATAAG AAGAAACCCGACTGGTCGAAGAAGGGCGACGAAAAGAAGGTAAAGGAGGAGGAGCCGGTGGAGgcatga
- the LOC105283597 gene encoding troponin I isoform X15, with the protein MADDEEKKRKQAETERKRAEVRARLEEASKAKKAKKGFMTPDRKKKLRLLLRKKAAEELKKEQERKAAERRRIIEERCGKPKNVDDANEAELQTICSAYWNRMYSLEGDKFDLERQIKLKEMEIADLNSQVNDLRGKFMKPTLKKVSKYENKFAKLQKKAAEFNFRNQLKQVKKKEFTLEEEDKEKKPDWSKKGDEKKVKEEEPVEA; encoded by the exons ATGGCGGACGACGAG gaaaagaagaggaaacaGGCAGAGACCGAGAGGAAGAGGGCGGAGGTCCGCGCCCGCCTCGAAGAGGCTTCCAAAGCCAAGAAGGCGAAGAAGGGTTTCATGACCCCCGACAGGAAGAAGAAGCTTAGG TTGCTGTTGCGTAAGAAAGCCGCTGAGGAACTGAAGAAGgaacaagagagaaaagcaGCCGAGAGAAGGCGCATAATCGAGGAGCGTTGCGGAAAACCGAAAAACGTCGATGATGCTAACGAAG CCGAGTTGCAGACGATTTGTTCGGCATATTGGAACAGAATGTACTCCCTCGAGGGCGATAAGTTTGACCTCGAGAGGCAAATTAAGTTGAAAGAGATGGAG ATCGCGGACTTGAACAGCCAGGTCAACGATCTCCGAGGTAAATT CATGAAACCAACCCTGAAGAAGGTGTCGAAATACGAGAACAAGTTCGCCAAGCTTCAGAAGAAAGCCGCCGAGTTTAATTTCCGTAATCAGCTGAAACAAGTCAAGAAGAAGGAATTCACCTTGGAAGAGGAAGATAAGGAG AAGAAACCCGACTGGTCGAAGAAGGGCGACGAAAAGAAGGTAAAGGAGGAGGAGCCGGTGGAGgcatga
- the LOC105283597 gene encoding troponin I isoform X9, with product MADDERKRIEDEKKRKQAETERKRAEVRARLEEASKAKKAKKGFMTPDRKKKLRLLLRKKAAEELKKEQERKAAERRRIIEERCGKPKNVDDANEAELQTICSAYWNRMYSLEGDKFDLERQIKLKEMEIADLNSQVNDLRGKFMKPTLKKVSKYENKFAKLQKKAAEFNFRNQLKQVKKKEFTLEEEDKEKKPDWSKKGDEKKVKEEEPVEA from the exons ATGGCGGACGACGAG AGGAAGCGCATCGAGGAT gaaaagaagaggaaacaGGCAGAGACCGAGAGGAAGAGGGCGGAGGTCCGCGCCCGCCTCGAAGAGGCTTCCAAAGCCAAGAAGGCGAAGAAGGGTTTCATGACCCCCGACAGGAAGAAGAAGCTTAGG TTGCTGTTGCGTAAGAAAGCCGCTGAGGAACTGAAGAAGgaacaagagagaaaagcaGCCGAGAGAAGGCGCATAATCGAGGAGCGTTGCGGAAAACCGAAAAACGTCGATGATGCTAACGAAG CCGAGTTGCAGACGATTTGTTCGGCATATTGGAACAGAATGTACTCCCTCGAGGGCGATAAGTTTGACCTCGAGAGGCAAATTAAGTTGAAAGAGATGGAG ATCGCGGACTTGAACAGCCAGGTCAACGATCTCCGAGGTAAATT CATGAAACCAACCCTGAAGAAGGTGTCGAAATACGAGAACAAGTTCGCCAAGCTTCAGAAGAAAGCCGCCGAGTTTAATTTCCGTAATCAGCTGAAACAAGTCAAGAAGAAGGAATTCACCTTGGAAGAGGAAGATAAGGAG AAGAAACCCGACTGGTCGAAGAAGGGCGACGAAAAGAAGGTAAAGGAGGAGGAGCCGGTGGAGgcatga
- the LOC105283597 gene encoding troponin I isoform X8, with translation MADDERKRIEDEKKRKQAETERKRAEVRARLEEASKAKKAKKGFMTPDRKKKLRLLLRKKAAEELKKEQERKAAERRRIIEERCGKPKNVDDANEASVKSILNQYHKRINVLEGEKYDLEYEVARKDMEIADLNSQVNDLRGKFMKPTLKKVSKYENKFAKLQKKAAEFNFRNQLKQVKKKEFTLEEEDKEKKPDWSKKGDEKKVKEEEPVEA, from the exons ATGGCGGACGACGAG AGGAAGCGCATCGAGGAT gaaaagaagaggaaacaGGCAGAGACCGAGAGGAAGAGGGCGGAGGTCCGCGCCCGCCTCGAAGAGGCTTCCAAAGCCAAGAAGGCGAAGAAGGGTTTCATGACCCCCGACAGGAAGAAGAAGCTTAGG TTGCTGTTGCGTAAGAAAGCCGCTGAGGAACTGAAGAAGgaacaagagagaaaagcaGCCGAGAGAAGGCGCATAATCGAGGAGCGTTGCGGAAAACCGAAAAACGTCGATGATGCTAACGAAG CTAGCGTGAAGTCCATTCTGAACCAGTATCATAAGAGGATCAACGTTCTCGAAGGGGAGAAGTACGACCTTGAGTACGAAGTCGCCCGGAAGGATATGGAG ATCGCGGACTTGAACAGCCAGGTCAACGATCTCCGAGGTAAATT CATGAAACCAACCCTGAAGAAGGTGTCGAAATACGAGAACAAGTTCGCCAAGCTTCAGAAGAAAGCCGCCGAGTTTAATTTCCGTAATCAGCTGAAACAAGTCAAGAAGAAGGAATTCACCTTGGAAGAGGAAGATAAGGAG AAGAAACCCGACTGGTCGAAGAAGGGCGACGAAAAGAAGGTAAAGGAGGAGGAGCCGGTGGAGgcatga
- the LOC105283597 gene encoding troponin I isoform X14: MADDEEKKRKQAETERKRAEVRARLEEASKAKKAKKGFMTPDRKKKLRLLLRKKAAEELKKEQERKAAERRRIIEERCGKPKNVDDANEASVKSILNQYHKRINVLEGEKYDLEYEVARKDMEIADLNSQVNDLRGKFMKPTLKKVSKYENKFAKLQKKAAEFNFRNQLKQVKKKEFTLEEEDKEKKPDWSKKGDEKKVKEEEPVEA, translated from the exons ATGGCGGACGACGAG gaaaagaagaggaaacaGGCAGAGACCGAGAGGAAGAGGGCGGAGGTCCGCGCCCGCCTCGAAGAGGCTTCCAAAGCCAAGAAGGCGAAGAAGGGTTTCATGACCCCCGACAGGAAGAAGAAGCTTAGG TTGCTGTTGCGTAAGAAAGCCGCTGAGGAACTGAAGAAGgaacaagagagaaaagcaGCCGAGAGAAGGCGCATAATCGAGGAGCGTTGCGGAAAACCGAAAAACGTCGATGATGCTAACGAAG CTAGCGTGAAGTCCATTCTGAACCAGTATCATAAGAGGATCAACGTTCTCGAAGGGGAGAAGTACGACCTTGAGTACGAAGTCGCCCGGAAGGATATGGAG ATCGCGGACTTGAACAGCCAGGTCAACGATCTCCGAGGTAAATT CATGAAACCAACCCTGAAGAAGGTGTCGAAATACGAGAACAAGTTCGCCAAGCTTCAGAAGAAAGCCGCCGAGTTTAATTTCCGTAATCAGCTGAAACAAGTCAAGAAGAAGGAATTCACCTTGGAAGAGGAAGATAAGGAG AAGAAACCCGACTGGTCGAAGAAGGGCGACGAAAAGAAGGTAAAGGAGGAGGAGCCGGTGGAGgcatga
- the LOC105283597 gene encoding troponin I isoform X7, with protein MADDEEKKRKQAETERKRAEVRARLEEASKAKKAKKGFMTPDRKKKLRLLLRKKAAEELKKEQERKAAERRRIIEERCGKPKNVDDANEENVKRVLREYHSRIAALEDKKFDIEYIVKKKDFEIADLNSQVNDLRGKFMKPTLKKVSKYENKFAKLQKKAAEFNFRNQLKQVKKKEFTLEEEDKENASKDKKKPDWSKKGDEKKVKEEEPVEA; from the exons ATGGCGGACGACGAG gaaaagaagaggaaacaGGCAGAGACCGAGAGGAAGAGGGCGGAGGTCCGCGCCCGCCTCGAAGAGGCTTCCAAAGCCAAGAAGGCGAAGAAGGGTTTCATGACCCCCGACAGGAAGAAGAAGCTTAGG TTGCTGTTGCGTAAGAAAGCCGCTGAGGAACTGAAGAAGgaacaagagagaaaagcaGCCGAGAGAAGGCGCATAATCGAGGAGCGTTGCGGAAAACCGAAAAACGTCGATGATGCTAACGAAG AGAACGTAAAACGTGTGCTGCGCGAGTACCACAGTAGGATAGCGGCATTGGAGGATAAAAAGTTTGACATCGAGTATATTGTTAAGAAGAAGGACTTCGAG ATCGCGGACTTGAACAGCCAGGTCAACGATCTCCGAGGTAAATT CATGAAACCAACCCTGAAGAAGGTGTCGAAATACGAGAACAAGTTCGCCAAGCTTCAGAAGAAAGCCGCCGAGTTTAATTTCCGTAATCAGCTGAAACAAGTCAAGAAGAAGGAATTCACCTTGGAAGAGGAAGATAAGGAG AACGCGTCAAAAGATAAG AAGAAACCCGACTGGTCGAAGAAGGGCGACGAAAAGAAGGTAAAGGAGGAGGAGCCGGTGGAGgcatga
- the LOC105283597 gene encoding troponin I isoform X1, with product MADDERKRIEDEKKRKQAETERKRAEVRARLEEASKAKKAKKGFMTPDRKKKLRLLLRKKAAEELKKEQERKAAERRRIIEERCGKPKNVDDANEENVKRVLREYHSRIAALEDKKFDIEYIVKKKDFEIADLNSQVNDLRGKFMKPTLKKVSKYENKFAKLQKKAAEFNFRNQLKQVKKKEFTLEEEDKENASKDKKKPDWSKKGDEKKVKEEEPVEA from the exons ATGGCGGACGACGAG AGGAAGCGCATCGAGGAT gaaaagaagaggaaacaGGCAGAGACCGAGAGGAAGAGGGCGGAGGTCCGCGCCCGCCTCGAAGAGGCTTCCAAAGCCAAGAAGGCGAAGAAGGGTTTCATGACCCCCGACAGGAAGAAGAAGCTTAGG TTGCTGTTGCGTAAGAAAGCCGCTGAGGAACTGAAGAAGgaacaagagagaaaagcaGCCGAGAGAAGGCGCATAATCGAGGAGCGTTGCGGAAAACCGAAAAACGTCGATGATGCTAACGAAG AGAACGTAAAACGTGTGCTGCGCGAGTACCACAGTAGGATAGCGGCATTGGAGGATAAAAAGTTTGACATCGAGTATATTGTTAAGAAGAAGGACTTCGAG ATCGCGGACTTGAACAGCCAGGTCAACGATCTCCGAGGTAAATT CATGAAACCAACCCTGAAGAAGGTGTCGAAATACGAGAACAAGTTCGCCAAGCTTCAGAAGAAAGCCGCCGAGTTTAATTTCCGTAATCAGCTGAAACAAGTCAAGAAGAAGGAATTCACCTTGGAAGAGGAAGATAAGGAG AACGCGTCAAAAGATAAG AAGAAACCCGACTGGTCGAAGAAGGGCGACGAAAAGAAGGTAAAGGAGGAGGAGCCGGTGGAGgcatga
- the LOC105283597 gene encoding troponin I isoform X12 → MADDEEKKRKQAETERKRAEVRARLEEASKAKKAKKGFMTPDRKKKLRLLLRKKAAEELKKEQERKAAERRRIIEERCGKPKNVDDANEENVKRVLREYHSRIAALEDKKFDIEYIVKKKDFEIADLNSQVNDLRGKFMKPTLKKVSKYENKFAKLQKKAAEFNFRNQLKQVKKKEFTLEEEDKEKKPDWSKKGDEKKVKEEEPVEA, encoded by the exons ATGGCGGACGACGAG gaaaagaagaggaaacaGGCAGAGACCGAGAGGAAGAGGGCGGAGGTCCGCGCCCGCCTCGAAGAGGCTTCCAAAGCCAAGAAGGCGAAGAAGGGTTTCATGACCCCCGACAGGAAGAAGAAGCTTAGG TTGCTGTTGCGTAAGAAAGCCGCTGAGGAACTGAAGAAGgaacaagagagaaaagcaGCCGAGAGAAGGCGCATAATCGAGGAGCGTTGCGGAAAACCGAAAAACGTCGATGATGCTAACGAAG AGAACGTAAAACGTGTGCTGCGCGAGTACCACAGTAGGATAGCGGCATTGGAGGATAAAAAGTTTGACATCGAGTATATTGTTAAGAAGAAGGACTTCGAG ATCGCGGACTTGAACAGCCAGGTCAACGATCTCCGAGGTAAATT CATGAAACCAACCCTGAAGAAGGTGTCGAAATACGAGAACAAGTTCGCCAAGCTTCAGAAGAAAGCCGCCGAGTTTAATTTCCGTAATCAGCTGAAACAAGTCAAGAAGAAGGAATTCACCTTGGAAGAGGAAGATAAGGAG AAGAAACCCGACTGGTCGAAGAAGGGCGACGAAAAGAAGGTAAAGGAGGAGGAGCCGGTGGAGgcatga
- the LOC105283597 gene encoding troponin I isoform X5, with protein MADDERKRIEDEKKRKQAETERKRAEVRARLEEASKAKKAKKGFMTPDRKKKLRLLLRKKAAEELKKEQERKAAERRRIIEERCGKPKNVDDANEENVKRVLREYHSRIAALEDKKFDIEYIVKKKDFEIADLNSQVNDLRGKFMKPTLKKVSKYENKFAKLQKKAAEFNFRNQLKQVKKKEFTLEEEDKEKKPDWSKKGDEKKVKEEEPVEA; from the exons ATGGCGGACGACGAG AGGAAGCGCATCGAGGAT gaaaagaagaggaaacaGGCAGAGACCGAGAGGAAGAGGGCGGAGGTCCGCGCCCGCCTCGAAGAGGCTTCCAAAGCCAAGAAGGCGAAGAAGGGTTTCATGACCCCCGACAGGAAGAAGAAGCTTAGG TTGCTGTTGCGTAAGAAAGCCGCTGAGGAACTGAAGAAGgaacaagagagaaaagcaGCCGAGAGAAGGCGCATAATCGAGGAGCGTTGCGGAAAACCGAAAAACGTCGATGATGCTAACGAAG AGAACGTAAAACGTGTGCTGCGCGAGTACCACAGTAGGATAGCGGCATTGGAGGATAAAAAGTTTGACATCGAGTATATTGTTAAGAAGAAGGACTTCGAG ATCGCGGACTTGAACAGCCAGGTCAACGATCTCCGAGGTAAATT CATGAAACCAACCCTGAAGAAGGTGTCGAAATACGAGAACAAGTTCGCCAAGCTTCAGAAGAAAGCCGCCGAGTTTAATTTCCGTAATCAGCTGAAACAAGTCAAGAAGAAGGAATTCACCTTGGAAGAGGAAGATAAGGAG AAGAAACCCGACTGGTCGAAGAAGGGCGACGAAAAGAAGGTAAAGGAGGAGGAGCCGGTGGAGgcatga
- the LOC105283597 gene encoding troponin I isoform X2, which produces MADDERKRIEDEKKRKQAETERKRAEVRARLEEASKAKKAKKGFMTPDRKKKLRLLLRKKAAEELKKEQERKAAERRRIIEERCGKPKNVDDANEVELKKICQMYYDRVYLCEGQKWDLEREVRKRDYEIADLNSQVNDLRGKFMKPTLKKVSKYENKFAKLQKKAAEFNFRNQLKQVKKKEFTLEEEDKENASKDKKKPDWSKKGDEKKVKEEEPVEA; this is translated from the exons ATGGCGGACGACGAG AGGAAGCGCATCGAGGAT gaaaagaagaggaaacaGGCAGAGACCGAGAGGAAGAGGGCGGAGGTCCGCGCCCGCCTCGAAGAGGCTTCCAAAGCCAAGAAGGCGAAGAAGGGTTTCATGACCCCCGACAGGAAGAAGAAGCTTAGG TTGCTGTTGCGTAAGAAAGCCGCTGAGGAACTGAAGAAGgaacaagagagaaaagcaGCCGAGAGAAGGCGCATAATCGAGGAGCGTTGCGGAAAACCGAAAAACGTCGATGATGCTAACGAAG TGGAGTTGAAGAAGATTTGCCAAATGTATTACGACCGCGTCTACCTTTGTGAGGGTCAGAAGTGGGATTTGGAGCGTGAAGTTCGGAAAAGGGACTACGAG ATCGCGGACTTGAACAGCCAGGTCAACGATCTCCGAGGTAAATT CATGAAACCAACCCTGAAGAAGGTGTCGAAATACGAGAACAAGTTCGCCAAGCTTCAGAAGAAAGCCGCCGAGTTTAATTTCCGTAATCAGCTGAAACAAGTCAAGAAGAAGGAATTCACCTTGGAAGAGGAAGATAAGGAG AACGCGTCAAAAGATAAG AAGAAACCCGACTGGTCGAAGAAGGGCGACGAAAAGAAGGTAAAGGAGGAGGAGCCGGTGGAGgcatga
- the LOC105283597 gene encoding troponin I isoform X11 has protein sequence MADDEEKKRKQAETERKRAEVRARLEEASKAKKAKKGFMTPDRKKKLRLLLRKKAAEELKKEQERKAAERRRIIEERCGKPKNVDDANEAELQTICSAYWNRMYSLEGDKFDLERQIKLKEMEIADLNSQVNDLRGKFMKPTLKKVSKYENKFAKLQKKAAEFNFRNQLKQVKKKEFTLEEEDKENASKDKKKPDWSKKGDEKKVKEEEPVEA, from the exons ATGGCGGACGACGAG gaaaagaagaggaaacaGGCAGAGACCGAGAGGAAGAGGGCGGAGGTCCGCGCCCGCCTCGAAGAGGCTTCCAAAGCCAAGAAGGCGAAGAAGGGTTTCATGACCCCCGACAGGAAGAAGAAGCTTAGG TTGCTGTTGCGTAAGAAAGCCGCTGAGGAACTGAAGAAGgaacaagagagaaaagcaGCCGAGAGAAGGCGCATAATCGAGGAGCGTTGCGGAAAACCGAAAAACGTCGATGATGCTAACGAAG CCGAGTTGCAGACGATTTGTTCGGCATATTGGAACAGAATGTACTCCCTCGAGGGCGATAAGTTTGACCTCGAGAGGCAAATTAAGTTGAAAGAGATGGAG ATCGCGGACTTGAACAGCCAGGTCAACGATCTCCGAGGTAAATT CATGAAACCAACCCTGAAGAAGGTGTCGAAATACGAGAACAAGTTCGCCAAGCTTCAGAAGAAAGCCGCCGAGTTTAATTTCCGTAATCAGCTGAAACAAGTCAAGAAGAAGGAATTCACCTTGGAAGAGGAAGATAAGGAG AACGCGTCAAAAGATAAG AAGAAACCCGACTGGTCGAAGAAGGGCGACGAAAAGAAGGTAAAGGAGGAGGAGCCGGTGGAGgcatga
- the LOC105283597 gene encoding troponin I isoform X13 codes for MADDEEKKRKQAETERKRAEVRARLEEASKAKKAKKGFMTPDRKKKLRLLLRKKAAEELKKEQERKAAERRRIIEERCGKPKNVDDANEVELKKICQMYYDRVYLCEGQKWDLEREVRKRDYEIADLNSQVNDLRGKFMKPTLKKVSKYENKFAKLQKKAAEFNFRNQLKQVKKKEFTLEEEDKEKKPDWSKKGDEKKVKEEEPVEA; via the exons ATGGCGGACGACGAG gaaaagaagaggaaacaGGCAGAGACCGAGAGGAAGAGGGCGGAGGTCCGCGCCCGCCTCGAAGAGGCTTCCAAAGCCAAGAAGGCGAAGAAGGGTTTCATGACCCCCGACAGGAAGAAGAAGCTTAGG TTGCTGTTGCGTAAGAAAGCCGCTGAGGAACTGAAGAAGgaacaagagagaaaagcaGCCGAGAGAAGGCGCATAATCGAGGAGCGTTGCGGAAAACCGAAAAACGTCGATGATGCTAACGAAG TGGAGTTGAAGAAGATTTGCCAAATGTATTACGACCGCGTCTACCTTTGTGAGGGTCAGAAGTGGGATTTGGAGCGTGAAGTTCGGAAAAGGGACTACGAG ATCGCGGACTTGAACAGCCAGGTCAACGATCTCCGAGGTAAATT CATGAAACCAACCCTGAAGAAGGTGTCGAAATACGAGAACAAGTTCGCCAAGCTTCAGAAGAAAGCCGCCGAGTTTAATTTCCGTAATCAGCTGAAACAAGTCAAGAAGAAGGAATTCACCTTGGAAGAGGAAGATAAGGAG AAGAAACCCGACTGGTCGAAGAAGGGCGACGAAAAGAAGGTAAAGGAGGAGGAGCCGGTGGAGgcatga
- the LOC105283597 gene encoding troponin I isoform X6 has product MADDERKRIEDEKKRKQAETERKRAEVRARLEEASKAKKAKKGFMTPDRKKKLRLLLRKKAAEELKKEQERKAAERRRIIEERCGKPKNVDDANEVELKKICQMYYDRVYLCEGQKWDLEREVRKRDYEIADLNSQVNDLRGKFMKPTLKKVSKYENKFAKLQKKAAEFNFRNQLKQVKKKEFTLEEEDKEKKPDWSKKGDEKKVKEEEPVEA; this is encoded by the exons ATGGCGGACGACGAG AGGAAGCGCATCGAGGAT gaaaagaagaggaaacaGGCAGAGACCGAGAGGAAGAGGGCGGAGGTCCGCGCCCGCCTCGAAGAGGCTTCCAAAGCCAAGAAGGCGAAGAAGGGTTTCATGACCCCCGACAGGAAGAAGAAGCTTAGG TTGCTGTTGCGTAAGAAAGCCGCTGAGGAACTGAAGAAGgaacaagagagaaaagcaGCCGAGAGAAGGCGCATAATCGAGGAGCGTTGCGGAAAACCGAAAAACGTCGATGATGCTAACGAAG TGGAGTTGAAGAAGATTTGCCAAATGTATTACGACCGCGTCTACCTTTGTGAGGGTCAGAAGTGGGATTTGGAGCGTGAAGTTCGGAAAAGGGACTACGAG ATCGCGGACTTGAACAGCCAGGTCAACGATCTCCGAGGTAAATT CATGAAACCAACCCTGAAGAAGGTGTCGAAATACGAGAACAAGTTCGCCAAGCTTCAGAAGAAAGCCGCCGAGTTTAATTTCCGTAATCAGCTGAAACAAGTCAAGAAGAAGGAATTCACCTTGGAAGAGGAAGATAAGGAG AAGAAACCCGACTGGTCGAAGAAGGGCGACGAAAAGAAGGTAAAGGAGGAGGAGCCGGTGGAGgcatga
- the LOC105283597 gene encoding troponin I isoform X4, which translates to MADDERKRIEDEKKRKQAETERKRAEVRARLEEASKAKKAKKGFMTPDRKKKLRLLLRKKAAEELKKEQERKAAERRRIIEERCGKPKNVDDANEAELQTICSAYWNRMYSLEGDKFDLERQIKLKEMEIADLNSQVNDLRGKFMKPTLKKVSKYENKFAKLQKKAAEFNFRNQLKQVKKKEFTLEEEDKENASKDKKKPDWSKKGDEKKVKEEEPVEA; encoded by the exons ATGGCGGACGACGAG AGGAAGCGCATCGAGGAT gaaaagaagaggaaacaGGCAGAGACCGAGAGGAAGAGGGCGGAGGTCCGCGCCCGCCTCGAAGAGGCTTCCAAAGCCAAGAAGGCGAAGAAGGGTTTCATGACCCCCGACAGGAAGAAGAAGCTTAGG TTGCTGTTGCGTAAGAAAGCCGCTGAGGAACTGAAGAAGgaacaagagagaaaagcaGCCGAGAGAAGGCGCATAATCGAGGAGCGTTGCGGAAAACCGAAAAACGTCGATGATGCTAACGAAG CCGAGTTGCAGACGATTTGTTCGGCATATTGGAACAGAATGTACTCCCTCGAGGGCGATAAGTTTGACCTCGAGAGGCAAATTAAGTTGAAAGAGATGGAG ATCGCGGACTTGAACAGCCAGGTCAACGATCTCCGAGGTAAATT CATGAAACCAACCCTGAAGAAGGTGTCGAAATACGAGAACAAGTTCGCCAAGCTTCAGAAGAAAGCCGCCGAGTTTAATTTCCGTAATCAGCTGAAACAAGTCAAGAAGAAGGAATTCACCTTGGAAGAGGAAGATAAGGAG AACGCGTCAAAAGATAAG AAGAAACCCGACTGGTCGAAGAAGGGCGACGAAAAGAAGGTAAAGGAGGAGGAGCCGGTGGAGgcatga
- the LOC105283597 gene encoding troponin I isoform X10 has product MADDEEKKRKQAETERKRAEVRARLEEASKAKKAKKGFMTPDRKKKLRLLLRKKAAEELKKEQERKAAERRRIIEERCGKPKNVDDANEASVKSILNQYHKRINVLEGEKYDLEYEVARKDMEIADLNSQVNDLRGKFMKPTLKKVSKYENKFAKLQKKAAEFNFRNQLKQVKKKEFTLEEEDKENASKDKKKPDWSKKGDEKKVKEEEPVEA; this is encoded by the exons ATGGCGGACGACGAG gaaaagaagaggaaacaGGCAGAGACCGAGAGGAAGAGGGCGGAGGTCCGCGCCCGCCTCGAAGAGGCTTCCAAAGCCAAGAAGGCGAAGAAGGGTTTCATGACCCCCGACAGGAAGAAGAAGCTTAGG TTGCTGTTGCGTAAGAAAGCCGCTGAGGAACTGAAGAAGgaacaagagagaaaagcaGCCGAGAGAAGGCGCATAATCGAGGAGCGTTGCGGAAAACCGAAAAACGTCGATGATGCTAACGAAG CTAGCGTGAAGTCCATTCTGAACCAGTATCATAAGAGGATCAACGTTCTCGAAGGGGAGAAGTACGACCTTGAGTACGAAGTCGCCCGGAAGGATATGGAG ATCGCGGACTTGAACAGCCAGGTCAACGATCTCCGAGGTAAATT CATGAAACCAACCCTGAAGAAGGTGTCGAAATACGAGAACAAGTTCGCCAAGCTTCAGAAGAAAGCCGCCGAGTTTAATTTCCGTAATCAGCTGAAACAAGTCAAGAAGAAGGAATTCACCTTGGAAGAGGAAGATAAGGAG AACGCGTCAAAAGATAAG AAGAAACCCGACTGGTCGAAGAAGGGCGACGAAAAGAAGGTAAAGGAGGAGGAGCCGGTGGAGgcatga
- the LOC105283597 gene encoding troponin I isoform X18: MADDEEKKRKQAETERKRAEVRARLEEASKAKKAKKGFMTPDRKKKLRLLLRKKAAEELKKEQERKAAERRRIIEERCGKPKNVDDANEENVKRVLREYHSRIAALEDKKFDIEYIVKKKDFEIADLNSQVNDLRGKFMKPTLKKVSKYENKFAKLQKKAAEFNFRNQLKQVKKKEFTLEEEDKEPKKSEKAEWQTKK, translated from the exons ATGGCGGACGACGAG gaaaagaagaggaaacaGGCAGAGACCGAGAGGAAGAGGGCGGAGGTCCGCGCCCGCCTCGAAGAGGCTTCCAAAGCCAAGAAGGCGAAGAAGGGTTTCATGACCCCCGACAGGAAGAAGAAGCTTAGG TTGCTGTTGCGTAAGAAAGCCGCTGAGGAACTGAAGAAGgaacaagagagaaaagcaGCCGAGAGAAGGCGCATAATCGAGGAGCGTTGCGGAAAACCGAAAAACGTCGATGATGCTAACGAAG AGAACGTAAAACGTGTGCTGCGCGAGTACCACAGTAGGATAGCGGCATTGGAGGATAAAAAGTTTGACATCGAGTATATTGTTAAGAAGAAGGACTTCGAG ATCGCGGACTTGAACAGCCAGGTCAACGATCTCCGAGGTAAATT CATGAAACCAACCCTGAAGAAGGTGTCGAAATACGAGAACAAGTTCGCCAAGCTTCAGAAGAAAGCCGCCGAGTTTAATTTCCGTAATCAGCTGAAACAAGTCAAGAAGAAGGAATTCACCTTGGAAGAGGAAGATAAGGAG CCCAAGAAGTCCGAGAAGGCAGAGTGGCAGACCAAGAAGTag